A single window of Phyllostomus discolor isolate MPI-MPIP mPhyDis1 chromosome 13, mPhyDis1.pri.v3, whole genome shotgun sequence DNA harbors:
- the SPINK7 gene encoding serine protease inhibitor Kazal-type 7 has product MKAIGALLLLCMVTYFCSSSEAASLPLKTVDCDIYKKYPVVAIPCPITYTPVCGSDYITYGNECLLCTEILKTYGRVRFLHEGKC; this is encoded by the exons ATGAAGGCCATCGGGgctctcctcctgctctgcatGGTGACCTACTTCTGCAGCAGCTCAG AAGCTGCTAGTCTGCCTTTAAAGACT GTGGACTGCGACATTTACAAGAAGTACCCAGTGGTGGCCATCCCCTGCCCCATCACCTACACGCCTGTCTGTGGTTCTGACTACATCACCTATGGGAACGAATGCCTGTTGTGTACTGAGATCTT GAAAACGTATGGAAGGGTTCGCTTTCTTCATGAAGGAAAATGTTAA
- the LOC114510298 gene encoding serine protease inhibitor Kazal-type 9: MRLTAFALLLTLALTTTINVECARGRQRIDCSKFKKLPPGEVRICYSMYAPICGSDGRTYTNDCTFCDKVMKTDNKLKFVHFGKC, encoded by the exons ATGAGACTGACAGCCTTTGCCCTGCTCCTGACTCTGGCGCTCACAACCACCATCA ATGTAGAGTGTGCCAGAGGTCGCCAGCGG ATTGATTGTAGTAAGTTTAAAAAGTTGCCACCAGGAGAAGTGAGAATTTGTTATTCCATGTATGCACCAATTTGTGGATCTGATGGCAGAACTTATACCAATGATTGCACCTTTTGTGATAAAGTTAT GAAAACTGACAACAAGCTTAAATTTGTACATTTTGGAAAGTGTTGA